A single genomic interval of Bacillus spongiae harbors:
- the rpsP gene encoding 30S ribosomal protein S16, with the protein MAVKIRLKRMGAKKSPFYRIVVADARSPRDGRDIETVGTYNPVAEPAIVDIKEELALKWLKDGAKPSDTVRNLFSKQGIMEKFHNEKNSK; encoded by the coding sequence ATGGCAGTAAAAATTCGTTTAAAACGTATGGGAGCAAAAAAATCTCCTTTCTATCGTATCGTAGTAGCAGATGCTCGTTCACCACGTGATGGACGTGACATTGAAACTGTAGGAACTTACAACCCAGTTGCAGAGCCTGCAATCGTTGATATTAAAGAAGAGCTTGCTCTTAAATGGCTAAAAGATGGTGCTAAGCCATCTGACACAGTTCGTAACTTGTTCTCTAAGCAAGGTATTATGGAAAAATTCCACAACGAGAAAAACAGTAAGTAA
- a CDS encoding putative DNA-binding protein: protein MLERTTRLNYLYDFYSSLLTPKQQSYMSLYYLDDFSLGEIAGEYEVSRQAVYDNIKRTEAMLEEYEEKLKLFEKFQQRSKLIQQLKKDLETDDVGKDDLYQFLELIENLD from the coding sequence ATGCTAGAAAGAACGACGAGACTTAATTATCTATATGATTTTTATTCTTCGTTGTTAACTCCAAAACAACAAAGCTATATGTCCTTATATTATTTAGACGATTTCTCATTAGGTGAAATTGCTGGAGAATATGAAGTGAGCCGACAGGCAGTCTATGACAATATTAAACGGACAGAAGCCATGCTTGAGGAGTACGAAGAGAAATTAAAGCTTTTTGAAAAATTTCAACAAAGATCTAAACTGATTCAACAGTTAAAAAAGGACCTAGAAACAGATGATGTTGGGAAAGACGATTTATATCAATTTCTTGAATTAATAGAGAATTTAGATTAG
- a CDS encoding KH domain-containing protein, producing MVELIEAIVKPIVDYPEEVSVTETEENHRILLTLSVHKDDMGKVIGKQGRIAKAIRTVVYAAAGSQQQKKTVLEIVD from the coding sequence ATGGTAGAACTGATAGAAGCAATTGTAAAGCCTATTGTCGATTATCCAGAAGAAGTATCGGTAACAGAAACAGAAGAAAATCATCGAATTTTGCTTACGTTATCTGTTCATAAAGACGATATGGGAAAGGTAATTGGAAAGCAAGGGCGAATTGCGAAGGCGATTCGAACTGTAGTATACGCTGCAGCAGGTTCTCAACAACAAAAGAAAACCGTATTAGAAATCGTTGATTGA
- the ffh gene encoding signal recognition particle protein produces MAFEGLADRLQNTMQKIRGKGKVSESDVKEMMREVRLALLEADVNFKVVKQFIKKVSERAVGQEVMQSLTPGQQVIKVVKEELTELMGGEQSVIAVNKRPPTVIMMVGLQGAGKTTTTGKLANLLRKKNNRKPLLVAADIYRPAAIKQLETLGKQLSLPVFSMGDKVSPVEIAKQGIEKAKEEHHDYVLIDTAGRLHIDEHLMEELKQIKELTNPDEIFLVVDAMTGQDAVNVAENFNEALGITGVVLTKLDGDTRGGAALSIRSVTDKPIKFVGMGEKMDALEPFHPERMAQRILGMGDVLSLIEKAQANVDEAKAKELEQKIKTASFTFDDFLEQLSQVKQMGPLDELIKMMPGANKIKGLDKMNVDEKQISHIEAIIQSMTKEEKLHPEIINAGRRKRIARGSGRTIQEVNRLLKQFEDMKKMMKQMTSMQGKGKKKGFKFPFM; encoded by the coding sequence ATGGCGTTTGAAGGGTTAGCCGACCGACTTCAGAATACGATGCAAAAAATCCGTGGAAAAGGTAAGGTTTCTGAATCGGATGTAAAAGAAATGATGAGAGAAGTACGTCTTGCTCTATTAGAAGCAGACGTTAACTTCAAGGTAGTAAAGCAATTTATCAAGAAAGTAAGTGAACGAGCAGTTGGTCAAGAGGTTATGCAAAGCCTTACTCCTGGCCAACAAGTTATTAAGGTAGTAAAGGAAGAGCTAACAGAACTAATGGGTGGGGAGCAAAGTGTCATTGCGGTAAATAAACGCCCTCCAACCGTTATTATGATGGTAGGTCTTCAAGGAGCCGGTAAAACGACGACTACTGGGAAACTTGCTAACTTATTAAGAAAAAAGAACAATCGTAAACCCCTTTTAGTAGCAGCAGATATTTATAGACCTGCAGCGATTAAGCAATTAGAAACGCTTGGAAAGCAGTTAAGTTTGCCTGTTTTTTCAATGGGAGATAAAGTAAGCCCTGTTGAAATTGCGAAACAAGGGATAGAAAAAGCAAAAGAAGAACATCATGATTATGTTTTGATTGATACGGCAGGACGTCTTCACATTGACGAACATTTAATGGAAGAGTTAAAACAAATTAAAGAGCTTACAAATCCAGATGAAATATTTTTAGTCGTTGATGCTATGACGGGGCAAGACGCAGTCAATGTAGCAGAGAATTTTAATGAAGCACTTGGGATAACCGGTGTTGTATTAACGAAACTTGATGGAGATACTCGTGGTGGTGCAGCCTTAAGTATTCGATCTGTTACAGACAAGCCGATTAAGTTTGTCGGAATGGGTGAAAAGATGGACGCTCTTGAGCCGTTTCATCCAGAGCGTATGGCGCAACGAATTTTGGGGATGGGAGATGTATTATCCCTTATCGAAAAAGCTCAAGCTAATGTAGACGAAGCTAAAGCAAAAGAGCTTGAACAAAAAATTAAAACGGCTTCTTTCACGTTTGATGACTTTCTTGAACAATTAAGTCAGGTAAAGCAAATGGGACCACTTGATGAACTAATTAAGATGATGCCAGGTGCGAATAAAATCAAAGGTTTAGATAAGATGAACGTTGATGAGAAGCAAATAAGTCATATAGAAGCCATCATTCAATCGATGACAAAAGAAGAAAAACTCCATCCTGAAATTATTAACGCAGGCAGAAGAAAACGAATTGCTAGGGGTAGCGGTAGGACCATTCAAGAAGTGAATCGACTACTTAAGCAATTTGAAGATATGAAAAAAATGATGAAACAAATGACAAGTATGCAAGGAAAAGGGAAAAAGAAAGGGTTTAAATTCCCGTTTATGTAA